The DNA region ccttaatTACATCATCTTTTTTAAGTTGGTGCAATTTTTAGCTTAACACAAAAACTAATGTTAAGCAACGCACATTTTGGTTGATTATACATCAAGAAATAGCTCATATATAATCATTGACATAATTAGGAGTACTTCATGAGGATATGAACATGGAATTGATAGAAAAACCAGGGTAATGCAAGTGATTGTGCGTGTGGTTACATtacattatatatattaaacatGAAATTGAACAATTAATGCAAGTGGAACAAATACAAATTAACACACATTCACAAGAACTATCAAACAAACAACAACACAAAGCCAAGATAGATCGAAGAAAACCCCCCACAACACAAAGGACGAAAAACTCCTCCAAAGTACGTACATACATACAAAAGTACCAAACATGGTGCCACTGATTTTATTTTCCCCACATTATATATAAATCTAACCATGATATAAAACCCAAACCGCCGCTATTGATCATTTTGTGTCATGTGTTGTGATTGGTGTCCTCTTGGCTTCATGCGCCTTTGTCTGTATGTCATGTCCAACCTCCTTAGTCTTCTGCCCCACGTAATCCGCCATGTCCGCCATGCGGTTCTTCGCATAATCTAGCTGCTCCGGCACAATCCCCCGCGTCTCCCGAATGTAGTTCATCAGCCACGAGAATGACATCAACCCGGTCAGCCCGAACGCCCCTGATGTCAAGATCCCGGCCACTGCAAGGCCAATGGTCATGACAGCAGGGACTATGACCGGGCTGAACAGGATGAGGAGCGGTGTGAATACCGCCAGCCCAATGAGGCTGGCGATGAGGGAGATTCCGGCGAGGAGGAGGAGCGTTCCGCCGATGGGGACACCGGCAGCGACAGCAATGATTTGGGAGGCTGAGGGGCCTCTCTCCGGGAAGAGGGAACTgaaacctcctcctcctcctccgtaGCGTTGTGGCTGGTTGTTGAAATTGATGCCGCCGGCTTCGTAGCGTTGTGGCGGGTTGGCACCGCCGGTTTCATAGCGGTGTGTTGCGGTGGTGTGGACATGcacttgttgttggggttgtgccATTTTTTAGAGTAATCAAACAAGGTTAATTTCGAGAGTGGAGATTATTGAGGATTGTGTTGTGTGAACATGTGAGTGAGTGATGAATATTATAGAATGAAGTGTGTGGTGTTTTATAGAACGGTGGAGATGCAGGGTGGTGACACGTGCGTGTGACATGGTGAGTAAGGGGTTTGCATGAGGAACAGGTTTCAGGGAAGCTTTGGTTACATGTCATACCCAAAAGGGAAAAATAATAATCTGAAGGTGAATGAATTGTAAATGGGGAAATTGTGTTTTGAAACTTGGTTTTGGTGTGGCattttgttgttgctgttgccaCATTGCTCTGTTTATGCTCTGCAGAGTTGTTGTGTTGTGCGCATTACATGGAAACAGGTGCACTTTTGGGAGTCCAGTCCATTTTTTCATGTAAAGTTGAGTATTGATTTACACATATTTTCTCTATTATTTCCACTTTTTCATCTCACTTTTCTATTCATCTACATCATATATTTCTCATCTCTCATTAATCTCTCTTCtctattgtatatatatatatatatctcattAGATGGAGATGAGCATAGAGcgtcaagaaaacattattctAACTTGCGCATTGTTTGTTTAGCATGAAAATAAGtggaaagaaaataagaagatGGAAAATAAAACTCACACTAGCACACAAAAAAGTTTGAGGGGTGATACATGAACCATAATAGATGTCAGGATAATCACATTTGTGATGGTCTTTAAAGTTAGGATATCCACTTTCGTGACAATTTAAAACTACAACAAAATGAAAAGCTTGAAAAAACACTAGAAAACACATTTTGTGGCGATATTAGATGACCACAAATTTAGGTATCACAGGCGTTTTATACTATACGATAGTTCACCTATCATTTTCAAAAAAGTTTAGTGACTCTATTTGGGAAATTAGTTAGTGTAGAATGTAGATAGGAAAATAAGTCTTTCTAAAAATTGGAACATGCAAGACTAATTGTAAGACCATATGCAATGGGTGTGTTGAGTGGGTAGTTGAGTGTTGAGAGAGTAGTGTAGTGGTGTTGAGTGGGTAGTTGGGTttgaggagagaggagagaggtgttgagTAAACTCAACATGTTGATAGTGGGTTGGTCAGGCCATGTGGCGGCCAAAGATTGGCCGCCACAGGCGCGTGGGTAACACGAAGGGACAGGGCGCGTGGGAGCAGGGAAAGGCGGAGAGAGAAAATGGCTGGTGGATAGGTCTGACACGTGGCTAGCTCTGATTGGTTCGCTGGatttttatcttcttaatcttttgaactcaattgtttcattgaaaaaataaatttccgAAAAAAAattttataccaaaattcatgatttttttccctctataaatagagacttggtttgttagatttggacacagaaaaaaatccaagtttttcaccatcttattatctttctcacCATCtcattatctttctattagcctttgttttgaaatggatcacaACAATTACCATTATAACACTCATAATTCTTCTAACTACCCATTTAGCAACCAAAATCTCAACAATTtccaagatccaaatcaattttccaactaCCAAagtcccaacaattatcaagatctaAGTCAATTTCTCAACCAACATCCTCAAAACATAGATAATTTTGTTTTGGCACCAAATTTCAACCAGTCATCCTCTGTTCCAAACTTTCATCCATATCATGGATCTATGTTGAGGTCTCCATCTCAAACACCCCCGTTTAATGTTGGTGTAACTGATTTTCCCGAATTTTCAACAAACATGACTCTTGGTGACATGACAGCTGTGAATGAAGTCACGCCTAATGAAGAGGATTCAACTCCTAGGAGCAGGAAAACCCAGTCACCGGCATGGAACACTGAACAAAATTtggtgctaattagtgggtggatcaAATATGGAACAAGCAGTGTTGTCGGGagaaaccagaaaggagaaacataTTGGAGTcaaattgctgagtattgtcatgaacattgctcattcgatcctcctcGCGAGGGAGGTGCATGCCGAAACTGCTTTAATTATATGAGCAATCAACTGaataaatggattggcgcttatgatggCGCTAAGCGTGTGCaaggaagcggttggtcggaggatGATATTTTGGCAAAAGCGCAGGATATATACACAAATGGGAAGAATTCACACCCATTTACTTTGATGAAAGAATGGCTTGCTCTCTGTAATGAACCACATTATTGTAGTCAAGTAGGAGGAAATCTTGGCTcaggaagtagtggatctaagagatcccacgagagtgatgcatgtggctcaaactctataggatcgattcctcgtccaatgggtagggaggcagctaaaaaaaaagaataaaaagaaaagcagAGATGCTGCCTTGGAGGTGGTGAACAATGAGTGGTCTGAATACAAGCAATTGAGAGAGCAAGAGCTTGAACGATTGGAGAAGATATCATCGGTGCAACAAGAGGCTAACCGATtggagaaaatgaaaatgtttcTACAGCTAAGTTTCGAAGAGCATCTTGATGACCGTAGGAAAGAGCTATTGAAGCAGTTGTCCCAAGAGctatttgaaaattaatttcaaacGAGTATTTGTCTGTATTCAGTCAAACTTGTCAGTGTTGTCAAGtatgtagtgtttgctttaataatttgtcagtgttgtcaagtctgtagtgtttgttTTAACAATTTGctagtggtgtcaagtctgtagtgtttgctttaataatttgtcagttgtgttaagtctgtagtgtttgcgtTAATGTATGGGTAACTGTGTTGGAATATAtatcactcaattcgaatctagtccttttccgataattaactctagttgataacttattttgaatccgccagtggtgtcaagtctgtagtgtttgctttaataatttgtcagtggtgtcaagtctgtagtgtttgctttaatgtatgggtaactATGTTGGAATATataccactcaattcgaatctagtacttttccaataattaactctagttgataacttatttcgaatccgccagtgtccaccattcaatgtacttatatatatggactcatagatccattgatgtaccaatatcccaaatctcttccaatctacttcaaatttcacaacaaatggatccatCAGAGTATCGTTTTGATATGGCAACATACCTTCAAAATCGTGAAATTGAAGATACTTACATAGTCAACCGATTTACAGAGCGTCGAAACAAAATATTGGAAGATAGTGCACCTCGTTGCAGAAAATATTTCAATAGAGATCATGCAGCGGCAAACCGAAGGCTAGTTGACGACTACTTTGCAAACGAGCCAacatatgacgatgcaatgtttcgtcgtcggtaccggatgcagaaacatgttttccttcgaatcgttggggacctttcaagtagtgacaACTACTTCACCAGCGAGTTGGTGCAGCCAATAAAgaaggtatatcacccttagcaaaatgtaccacaacaatgcgaatgttagcatatggtgtggcagcagatgcggtcgatgagtacatcaaaatatgATGTACTACAAcactggagtgtttacgtagattctgtcaaggaatcatacgattgtatgaacAATAGTACCTTAGAGCACCAACCGAAGATGACCTGCAAAAAATACTACATGTTAGtgaaatgcgggggttcccaggcatgatcgagagtattgactgcatgcgctgggagtggaaaaattgtcctaaagcatgggaaggtcaatttgctagaggggataagggaaccacaacagttattcttgaagcagttacatctcatgatctatggatctggcatgccttttttggatgtccgggaacgttgaacgaTATAAATGTTCTAGACCAATTGAaagtatgaaaaacgatagaaaggggggtttgaatagtgttttcagaataaaacttctcacttaagattttaacaaatctttcgaaacacaagtaaagtgcttaagataagagatgagaaaagcacacaaggattttacaactgcacttgagacctacaagtgactaacaatacactgacttagctcacactaagattcactctcttagtcttctctaggatccgatcaatcttgatctcctaaaggtaaaaataaacaactgtttaaaaagtattgtttacaatgagattgcttctgaaaagcttgtagtaaacacaatgaattcgatgaagaaagattgctaagaagatttgaatattgcttgcgcgtataagtttcttcaacaatatctttcagtcttcagcctctatatatactccaaggattagggtttgaacattgcatgggaatgctactgttggagggcagatatgagatttccagcttctgatgtggctgagaatgttaggttaggtcgtcaggatagtacactgcttttgtactttggatagtgacgtgatctttaaccttgttgacttctgatcataGAAATgtttcgtgttggaacttgtgaagcttgttgatcagagtcagagggaagcatggatcctctgaccgttgtagcttctgattctgaactcagaggagaagtacttggtcttcagagccaattTGCTTCTGAACTTCAGAGACTTCACTTttcaacttctggatcttcagagtcttctaaaccatcagagcttctgagctatcagaacgtctggatcttcaaaacttcaagtgagctgagtccacatcagagcttgactatcttcagatcttctgaagcctttctactgttcagtttgaacatagagattgcgaaagcgttgctagggttactctttaagcaaagtgtttctgatttgtgtgagattatatcaaggtcagagcctgtcatgaacacactcagaaaacacgttggagtaccataattgttcatactaaaacgttaacttgtaatcataaaaacatagagttgtactacttgatcaaaacttgatcttacacggtcaccagtgtttgatgacgtggaacagggaaagacTCCAACGgtgaatttctttgtgaatcaacgtccctataatatggcatactatctagcttATGGTATCTACCCTttttatccaactttcgtcaaatcgattagacttcctcaaagtgaacccgataagttatttgcaaaagttcaggagggatgtcggaaggacatcgaacgtgcatttggagtgcttcaagctcgttttaaaatcatccgtgaaccagctcgtttgtgggacatagctgatttaggtatcattatgaggtcatgcatcatattacataatatgattgttgaggatgaacgagattcatatgctcaaTGTTGGACcaattttgagcaatctggggcAGGTagatctagtacaccgcaaccatactcgactgAGGTGTTACCCGcctttgcaaatcatgtgcgttctagatccgagttgcgtgattcaaatgttcatcacgaactgcaagcagatctagtgaagcacatctgggcaaagtttggaatgtttcgtgattgaagatgatttgtatcgtactaattacgttatttgtgtgttgtgtgcttagtttgttgtcttgcattttaagttattgtgtgcttagtttgttgtcttgcattttaagttaagaaaataaaataaattattgtgtgcttagtttgctgtcttgcattttaagttaagaaaataaaatatattattttctatatttaaaaaaaattaaattgttatatgtttattgttttaatttaatttaaatcgataattgtaattttatgtaatcataaaaacaaaaatataaaattaaataaaaatatgaaataaaaaagtggtggggtagggtgactggtggggtagggtgttgaatgaaaaaactattggagtgggtaaaagttgaatgggtgttgaattggagagagaagatgatgtggagtgttgggaagagaaaaagtggtgttgagtGTTGAAAACCATTGTAGATGGTCTAAGAACTGCAACTATCTATAAAGTGAATGAGTTTATTTTACAGAAAAAGTAAGCATTGTACTTATtggtggaatttttttttgtctttatcAAGAGCAAATGTGATGTGTTAAGtcttttttggtacataggaAAACTAAACAAAGAAACTAAGCCTCTTCCATTTCCAAAGACAGGAGAGGCAACACCACCTTAGGGGGACAccagtggcggaactagaaaTTTTAGGAAGTCTAGGTAAATTTTATGATTAAGTCCCTAAATTTTGTCTTTCCTTATAATTTTgccttttctctattttttttttggccaAAAAACCTACCTAGTCCaaagaaatttttatttttttttctctgagCCAGGGCATTGGACCTTCCAAGCCCTGTGGTAGGTCCACCACTGGGGGACACAACAAGCTCAGTAAATGAACATTGTAGAGACGCTTCAAAACCCGCTAGACAATCTGCCGGTTCATTGCCCTCTCAAGGAACATGAGTAATGGAAACCTCTCAAGCCCTTGAGAGCAGCAAGATGTGTTAAGTCTGTGTACATTCAAGAATTACTACtttatcaaaataaataatCATTATATTGGTCAAAAGGTTTACTTTACTTTTTAGGGGTGGTTTAAATATTCCATGAGAAAAATTAGATTAAATCACTCATTATCCAAGTGTACCAATCATATTATAACATGTGCCTCATGCTATCCACCTCACTtaattaaactcttttattttacattttcataatatttaatttattaaataatttaattacagAATTAACCTATAAGTTTTATAATAGCATATGACtccttttgttaaaaaaaacccaaaaatccCTAATCCTATTTTCTTCCACACTCATATTGTCAAACCCTAAGCACggataatttgtactaatttactaacaactaacatttatttataaaaaatcttaTAGGTTTATTCtgttattaaattatttaataaattagtGCTTGAATCTGATTCCTCTCTAGCCGTTGGATGGGTGAAAACAAAGCTCGTAGATCCTGAAAGATGGCCAATGAATTGAACATGATTGATCTCCTTATGGCTGAAGTTGATGCTGTGGATTTATCTCATTTTTTCAGAGAAGCAAATACCAAAGTTGATCTCTTTGCAAAGACTGGGGTTGATAGATCTATACCTCTTAGTGTTTTCTTTGGTTCTATCTAGCTTTTTCCCTATCGAAGGGGCAGTGGGGCTGTGATAGGTTTCGGTTTCTTTTTTATGTTCAAAGTGATAGGTTGCGGTTGGAAACAAAATGGGGCTTTGAGGGTATTGAATCAGGCAGTAGAGTTAGTGAATCGAACTTAGTGGGCCAAGCATTAGTGCTAACGAAGCATGGTGGGCTAGTACCAAATAGAGATAAAGATGATGGGCCTTATACAGAGGAAATTGAAATGAGGCTGGCCCTAAATAGAATCACAACTACTTCGGCTGGGGATATGTTGTAGACTTGTAGGACATGCATGTTGAAGTAGGTCATGAAAATGTGAGTGAATATCATGAGAGCATAAATGGCGAGCACCAAATTAAATTGTGAGCGATCAGGGGGTGGGGTCGGGTGATAAATCTATTCCCCATATATACAAGAATCACAAGAAACATTGAGTGAGAAGTGAAGTGTTCAGTGTATGAAAGGCGTACATTGACTAAGTGTGTTGGATGTGTGGCGATGAAAGGAATCCACCTAATATGAGATGAGTTAAGTTGGATGGGATTCGCTTGATGTGAGGCTCATCCTAGGTTCTTTTTTTGTTGGATAAGCCGTGAAAGGAATTTGCGTGGAGTGGGGTGCATCAAAGGCCTTGTTTCCCTTAGCCCTGCACATGACGCATTGACCATATATAAATGCTCCGCCTCGGTCAAGGCTAGTCGTGTCGCATTGCTGTCCCCTAGCCTTTGTCAATTATAATTTGCCTCATTCTAAGTTTGTTTTACAGTACTGACTCCGCCAGCTATAATCATGATTGATATGACTTCATTTATCCTCCACCGACTCGATTCTTCAAATAAGCCTCATGTGAGGTAAAGTACACACACCAGGCTATCTTACTTTCCTACCTGGTAGGAGTGTTTgcggtttggattggttcgattttgaggaaaaaaattatatttttttttttgataagcaaaatTGTATTAAGATGAAATACTAGGGGTATTTCAACCCATGTACAAAGAAATTAAAAGTGGAATATACAATGAACAGTGAGAACTGATCACATAAGCAAAAACCCAACACACTAAAGTGATCCTATTTTCCTCACGCTGGCAGTAGTAACCCAAGACAGCAGCAAAGGCATCAGAACCCGAAAGCAAGAAGAGACAAGGAGAAGCAATGCATCCAAAATAGAACAGGGAGAGACCAGAACAAATAACATGAAAAAACTAGAAGGGGTAACAAAGATCAGTGTCAATTATCCACAATGTTACCCACTCTGAAGCTAAAAATATGGAACCTGAACAGGTACTGCTCCCTTGCATTTACCATGGTTATATGATCCAGCATCCCATCAACACATTGTAAAAGCCAGGTTTCTTAACCAATACTTAATATCTATGACAGAGCTTCTAAACAGATAGATGGGTTTGTATGCCAATCATAATAAGAATAAGAGAACCCTTTTTCTTTACCTCTAAGCCATTTCCAAGATCTGAATTTGACTGCATCAAAGATTTTCTCCTAATCAATACTCGCAGACTTGAAGATAGCCTCATTCCTTGACAGCCACAGAGACCAAATGCTGGCACACCACACCACTCGCCAACCCATCTTTTTGCTGCTTCTCCCTTCAATGAAGTGCTGATAAAAGTGGCTTTTACCTCCCAGGGGCAGTACAACTTGTATACCCAACCAGCTGTAACATTTCATCCAAATTCTCCAAGCAATCTTACATGAGAAAAGCAAGTGGTCAgtactttcttcttcctctgaacaTAATGCACACAGACTTGCCTGACTGCATAATATTTCTTCGCCTCAGATTTTTCCTGGTTTGGATTCTGTTCAGGATAGTTTTCCACGCAAATGCTAGGATGTTAGACGGTGCTGGTATTTTCCATAAATTTCTGAAAATTTCACAGTCCTCCAATCCAGTCTGTTCCTGCTGGCAATTATATGCTGATTGAACTGAAAACATCCCATTTGATGAGGCTAACCACACCCAACTATCTCTTTCCCCTGGTTTAATTTGAGCTGATTGGACCACTTGCAGGAAGGACTCAAGCATTTGCTTTTCCCATTCAAAAAGGACCCTTCTCCATCTAAAGTTCCATTCCCACCTACCCTCCTTCCACTCACCCATATCTGCCATCGTGTTCTGTTGTTGAGAAGAAATGTCATATAATCTCTTAAACCATACTTTTAGATTCCTCTCCTCCCCTACCCATTTCTCCTTCCAGAATAATGTGTCCCTCCCATCCCCAAGCTTCTTTTTTAAATTTGATTCAAACCAACCTCCTTCCTCCCCACAGCTTCTCCACAAATCTATCCACCACGTAGACCCACTTGATTCTCTCAATACTTGCCCCTCCTTGCTTAATGCCCCATATTTTGATTCCAGCACTTGACACCATAGTCACTCCCTCTCTCTCAATAGTCGCCATCTCCACTTTACTAACAGCGCCTTGTTAAAGCTCTCAAGGTCCTTCACCCCCAGCCCTccttcctctttttttttgcATATCTCCTCCCACTTAACCCAGGCCACCCCCCTCCCTTCTTCACCCCCCCACAGGAACTTTCTTTGGATCTTATTACATTGATCAATGATGCATTTTGGAGCCttaaagaaagagaagaaaaagagaggtaGAGAGGACAAAACACTTTTGATAAGACATATTCTCCCACCGAATGATAGTGATTTGTGTTTCTATAGTGATAGTTTCCTCTGCATTTTCTTAATCACCGGTTCCCATGTTGCCGCCTTCCTTGGATTTGCGCCGACTGGAATTCCCAAATATGTAAACGGTACCCCCATTACTTTGCAGTTCAACATGGCAGCAAAAATTTGAGTTTCTCTACTCACCATTGAAATTCCAGCTAGTTTACTCTTGAAGAAGTTAACCTTTAGGCCCGACATAGCCTCAAACCATCTCAAAATGCTCTTCACCACCAAGATGTTTTGTGTAGATGCTTCCCCAAAAAATAGGGTGTCGTCTGC from Lotus japonicus ecotype B-129 chromosome 2, LjGifu_v1.2 includes:
- the LOC130735606 gene encoding oleosin Ara h 10.0102 produces the protein MAQPQQQVHVHTTATHRYETGGANPPQRYEAGGINFNNQPQRYGGGGGGFSSLFPERGPSASQIIAVAAGVPIGGTLLLLAGISLIASLIGLAVFTPLLILFSPVIVPAVMTIGLAVAGILTSGAFGLTGLMSFSWLMNYIRETRGIVPEQLDYAKNRMADMADYVGQKTKEVGHDIQTKAHEAKRTPITTHDTK